CCAGAAGAAGAATCCCGATACCGCAGAGATTATGCGGGGCAAATCCGCCGTTGCTTCCGGCGAGCTGATGGCAGGCATCACCCTGATGAAAGGACTGCCGATGAGCTACAACCGCGACATGCAGGATTTAACGCCGCATCTGTGGCGGAGTTTTGATGCTGCCGAGGCGAGCCTGCCGATCCTTGCAGGAATGATCCGGACCGCATCCTTCAACACCGAAAGAATGGCGGAGGAGTCCGATCGCGGCAACTCGACGGCGACCGAGCTTGCGGATCTCATGGTGCGGGAGTTCGGGATGCCCTTCCGGACGGCTCACAACATTGTTGGCCGGGCGGTAAAACTCGGCGGACTGTCGCTTGATATCGTCGAATCGGCAGGCATCGAGATTTACGGTCAGTCCCTGAAAGAGCTGGGACTTACTCAGGAGCATATTGACCGCGCGCTGTCTCCGTCCGAGATGGTTGCAGCGAAACAGAGTGCGGGCGCACCAAACCCTGCCATGATGGCAGCAGCGGCAGATGCCGCAGGTGCCCTGCTCGCAGACGACGAGGAACGTGCAGAGTCTCTGCGCTCTGCGCTTGCCCGCGCAGATGATTCCATAAAAACAGACTACATGAGGTTAACGGCATGACATTTTCCAACAGCGATCCCGTACACGTGGCGTTTGCAGGTCTTGACCTGCACGGTATTTACATCTCCGGTTCAGACGGCAATGCCGTGGTGAAACTTTCCAGCGGCTACAACATCTGTGTGCCCGAGGTGCTCTGCACCCCGGCACCGGAGTGTTCGGCAGCACAGCCGCATCACGCAGCAGCAGAGCCGCTGAAGCAGGATGCAAACCTGCCTCTGCTTTCGATCATCTCAACCGGCGGTACGATCGCAAGTACGGTTGACTACCGGACCGGAGCGGTTTCTTCCAAATTCACCGCAGAAGACATCATCCGCTCCATCCCCGAACTTGCAGGAATTGCGCGCTACCACACGGCCCAGCCGTTCAATGTTCTGTCGGAGAACATGAACCCTGCCATGTGGCAGGAGCTTGCCCGCGCGGTGCGCGATGAGATTGCCGCAGGTGCTGCAGGAGTTATTGTGACGCATGGGACCGATACGATGCTCTACAGTGCTGCGGCGGTTTCATTCATGCTTACCACGCCGGTACCGGTGATCTTTGTCGGCGCCCAGCGGTCTGCCGACCGCCCGAGCAGTGACAACGCTATGAACGCGATCTGCTCGGCAAAGGCCGGGGTATCGGACCTTGGCGAGGTTGTTGTCTGTATGCATGCAACCTCTGATGATGTGGAGTGTGCACTGCACCGGGCGACCCGTGTGCGCAAAAACCACACATCGCGCCGCGATGCGTTCCAGAGCATCGGAAGAGCACCGGTTGGGATGGTTTCGTATCCGGATGGTGCGGTAACACTCGGGAAGGATGCTGTTCTGCGCGGAACCCATGAACTCCGGCTGCTTGACCGGCTGGAGTCCCGCTGCGCTCTCCTTCAGTATTATCCGGGCATGGACCCTGCGGTGTTTGATGCGTTCTCCGGGTATGCGGGTCTTGTGATTGCGGGAACGGGTCTTGGCCATGTGGGAACGGACTGCATTGCAAAGATTGCAGCACTTACTGCTGCGGGAACGTTGGTGGTGATGACCTCGCAGTGTCAGGCGGGTGATGTCTGTGACCGCGTGTATGAAACAGGCCGCGATCTGCTTGACGCCGGTGTTGTTGAGGGCGGAAGTATGCTGCCTGAGGTTGCGCTCGTGAAACTGATGTGGGTTCTTGGTAATACTACCCGCCGCGAGGATGCGGTGCGGATGATGCAGACGAACCTGAAAGGGGAACTTGACTATGATCTCGGGAGGGAGATGTAAATGACTGATTTCGACTACGAGGCTCTTGGGTTAAAGGCAGGAATCGAGATTCACCAGCAGCTTAATACGAAGGAGAAGCTGTTTTCCCACACACCGACGATCATCCGTGATTCGGCCGAACATACGGGGGAGGTGAAACGGTTCCTCCGTGTTGCAACGTCTGAGATGGGGGATGTTGACCGCGCGGCAAAAGAGGAAATGCTTTCGGCACGGCTGTTTACGTATTATACCTATGATACGACCGGCCTTGTGGAGATCGATGAGCAGCCGCCCGCGCCGCTGAATCCCGATGCGCTGGATCTGGTGCTGACGATTGCAAAGATGTTTGACATGACGCCGCTGCCGCAGATTCACACGATGCGCAAAATGATCGTGGACGGTTCTGCCACGAGCGGATTCCAGCGGACAGCGCTTGTTGCGCTGAATGGTGCAATTGATCAGACCTGCCGGATTGAGACGGTCGCCGTTGAGGAGGATGCCTGCCAGCGTGTTACCGATCAGGTGTTCTCGGTGGACCGGCTGGGTATTCCGCTGATTGAGATTACGACTGCTCCGTGTATGCGGACTCCCGAACAGGTGCATGACGTTGCCCAGTACATCGGTATGACGCTGCGCTCTACGGGACGGGTGAAACGGGGTCTTGGTACGATCCGTCAGGATGTGAATGTGTCCATCCGTGATGGTGCACGTGTGGAGATCAAGGGCGTGCAGGAGCTGGATCTGATCGCCGAGGTTGTCCGCCGCGAGGTACAGCGCCAGCTGTCGCTGCTTGCAATCAAGGATGAACTGGCTGCGCGCAATGCGCTGGTGAACGGAGAGGTGTACGATGTGACATCGGTCTTTGCAAAGACCCAGTCACAGGTGCTGAAGAAGGCGAAGGTAATTCTCGGAACCGTTCTGCACGGCTTTGCGGGACTTGTCGGGATGGAGATTCAGCCGGGCAGAAGACTCGGGTCCGAGATGTCGGATTACGCAAAGAAGTGCGGGGTCGGCGGTCTGTTCCACACCGACGAACTGCCTGCCTACGGAGTGACGGCCGAGGAGGTTGCTGTTCTGAAAGAGAGCCTTGGTGCGGGCGAGCAGGATGCGGTGATCATTGTTGCGGCGACGGAGCAGAAGTCCCGGTGCGCAATGCAGATGATTATCCGCCGCGCGAAGATGGCGATGGAAGGTGTGCCTGAAGAGACACGCAAGATGCTTGAGGGAGGATCAACCGCCTACATGCGCCCGCTGCCGGGGGCTGCACGGATGTATCCGGAGACGGATATTCTGCCTGTTCCGGTCAGCCGGAAGTACTGGGAAAGCATTGCAACGCCGGAGCTTCTAACCGACAAAGCGGAGCGGTTTATCTCTGCGTACGGTCTTGATGCCGGTATGGCGCATCAGATGGCATTCTCCGAGAAGCTGCCGCTGTTTGAGCGTGCGGTTTCCGAGGGTATCCGTCCGGTGTTTGCAGCACGCACGATTCTTGCATCCTTAAAGGAACTGGGCCGTGCGGGTATTTCGCCGGATGCGATCCCTGACGACTCCGTGATTGCGGTGATGAAGGCGGTTGAAGCCGGTCATGCGGCAAAAGAAGCTGTGTCGGAGATTTTGTCGGCATGCGCACGCGGGATGACACTGGATGAGGCGATTGCAACGGTCGCGCCTGCATTTTCCCGCGAGGAGCTCCAGGAACTGGTCCGCACGATCGTTTCGGAACGCGTTGATTTCATTAAATCACGCGGGAAAGCAGCGCTCGGTCCGGTTATGGGCGTGGTAATGAAGGAGGTCCGCGGTCGGATCGACGGTAAAGTGGTTTCGGAGGTTCTGGACGAGGAACTTGGACGGATCATCTGATCCGTTCAGATTCTTTGGCATACTGAGATATACAGTCAGACCGCCGTCATTGAGATATGTTTAAGTGAATAGGGCACGAACAAGGTAAGGAGTTCAATATGGGTAAGACAGGTAGCATCAACTGGCACCAGGTCAAAGGTGTCAACGGTCAGATCAGACTCGTTCCCCAGAAAGAGGGAGAAGTCAAGAAACCAGGACCGAACCAGAGATTCAAGAGAGCAAGCATTGTTACGAAGATCGAGAGCCGCATGGCAAACGCTCCGCAGCAGGGCCGCCGTGGACCAAAGATTGCAGACCCGCGCGTTCGCCGCCGGATCCGCAGATCCAAGAAGTCCATGATGGGCGCAAAGGCAAAGGCAAAGCGCTGATCTTCTCGGACACAATACGTTCACCCCCAATTTATGTATTCCCGCATGCGGGAGTACATTTTCAATTCTTTCTGTTTGTTGTTTTTTGGTTTTTTTATCTCAACCTTTCATAACCCTGCAGCGCCAATGAATATAGAAGAAACCATGGTGCATCTTACCGTTGATATAGGCGGACGTCCCGGTGCCGACTGCCGGGGGTTTTGTGCCTACTGCTACTTCAAGCATGCGAAGGATGTACCTCCGTTCGGCTGCCGGTACTGTCTTCCGTTTTTGAAAGGCTGTGACTACTGTTCCCGCGGGGTCAAAGAAGAGTACTCCGGGTTTCTGCCTCTGCAAACCGTTGCTGAGTCGTTTCTTGCAGACCTCCAGATGGTTACGGGAGACGTTACTCGCATCACCATCTCCGGCGGGGGTGACCCCAGCTGCTATCCTGAATTCCGCGATCTGGTGGAGCTGCTCGGAACACTGGACATTCCGCTGCACATCGGCTACACCAGCGGCAAAGGCTTTGATGACCCGGAGATTGCCAACTTTTTGATTGCAAACCACCTGACCGAAGTTTCATTCACCGTGTTTGCTGCGGACGCAGAACTCAGACGGAAATGGATGCATGATCCAACCCCGGAAGCGTCGCTTGCGATCATCCGCCGTCTTGCACAAGAAATTGATGTGTATGCGGCGATCGTTGTCCTTCCGGAGGTAAATGACGGTGCTGTTCTTACCGAAACACTGTCATGGCTTTCAGACATCGGAGTGAAGGGAGTAATTCTGATGCGGTTTGCAAACCGCCCGGAACAGGGACTGATCCTTGAAAATGCCCCAATTCTCCCCGGTCAGCGGGTGCACACAATCGAAGAGTTTTCTGAACTGGTACGGAAAAGTGCAGCAGCATTCCCCGATCTCCGGATCTCCGGAACTCCGCTGTATGATCCCCTCTTCGACTCACCGTTTGCCATCCGCAACATGCCCGAACTGCTGGATCGTCTGCCGATGATTCACAAAAGAGCAACAATTATAACCGGCGCCGTTGCATCTCCATATATCAGAACAATTCTCTCGGCCCGCGGCGGGGACCCGTCTTCCGTCATAGCGGTGAACAAAGAGATCGCCTGTCTGATAACCATTGATGATCTTACATCACTTCATCTGCCGGATCTCTGTGATACCGTAATACTTCCCGGCCGCGCATTTGTGCATGATGCGGAGGCGGAAAAGGTTCTTTCGCGTGATGGCGTGTACCGCACGGTCGTCCGGGGACCTGAAATGCTTTCAGCTGACGGGGAGACAAGTATGGGTATGACGGAGGTTGATGTCCTTACCATGGAAATGGAAGGGTTTTCTGCGCTTATCCGGCTGATAAACCAGTATGGGTGTCCTACATGAAATATGCTAAGCTATATGAGAAGATAGGATACACGTTCAAAAATGAAGCGTATCTTGACCATGCAATGACACGGACTGCATACGCCCGCGAACATGAAACTCCGATGAATGAAACCATGGATTCCCTTGCTGTCCTCGGTGACGCAGTGCTGGATCTGGTAATGATCTGCGAGATCATGGCGGAAGGCGAGTATGACAAAGGTGAGATTACCCGCAAAAAGATTGATGCCGTCAATATGACGGTTGTCCGAAAAATTGCTGAACGACTGGAACTTCCCTCGTATATGCAATGGGGGAAGGGTGAACTCCGCATGCAGATATGGACGAGCGGCCGGGTGTCTGCAGAATGTTTTGAGGCGCTGGTCGGCGCCGCATACATGGACGGCGGTGTTGAGGCTGCAACGACGATTATCAGAACCGTTCGTACGCCGCACGGCTCGGCAAAATAACACCAGCTCAAGGAAAAAGACCGGATGTTTCTCATCCGATGCAGGAGTTTTTCCGTGATCTGCTTTTATTTTGTTTGATCCCCTCCACACATCTTATTTTTTTGGTTTAGAAAAACTCACATGAAGTAGGAGATGCATGTCACTATTCCGCAATCGTGCCGTCATAGTTTATTGCGTTTCAGTGCGATATGCTATGGTATGGTACGGGTGAAGGCATCCCACATTCTGGTAAAGACGGAATCCGAGGCAAAACAACTGATGAAACAGCTTGCCGATGGTGATGATTTTGCAAAACTCGCAAAGCTTCATTCCCAGTGTCCGTCCGGAAGATCCGGCGGCGATCTGGGATATTTCGGGAAAGGACAGATGGTGAAGCCGTTCGAGGATGCGGCATTTAAGGCAAAGGCCGGCGATGTTGTGGGGCCGGTGAAGACGCAGTTCGGCTGGCATGTGATCAAAGTTACTGATGTGAAAAACTAAGTTTCTCTTTGGTGTTCTATGGATGCAAAGACCTTTTTGTGCTGCATTGAGGCAATAAAAAGCAGCGATATTGCGGTGCAGGAGGAAGCGGCAAATGCAGTTGCGGCATTGATGGACAGCTGCTGGCTGCCGCAGATTTTGCATCATCTCAATGATCCAAGTCCTCTTGTCCGAAGAGTAATGCTCTGGACCCTGCGAAACTATGCCGGGCAGATTGCGTATCCGCAGTTTCTTGCATATCTCCATGATCCTGATATGGCAGTGCGCGAGGCGGCGCTTCTTTTGTTTATGGAAGGGGGAAGCCCTGCATGCGATGCACTTGTTGCGGCGGCAGTTTCTTCTGAGGAGGAGGAAATCCGGTTTTCTGCGGTTCAGGCCCTCGGACAGTTCCGGACTCCTGAGGCGCTCGTTCCCCTGATGCATGCGGCAGGTGCAAAAAACCCTGATATCCGCGAGGTTGCAGTTTTATCCCTCGGCGTGTATGCGGATGCATGCGTGATTCCGCAGCTTCTTGCAGCACTGGCGGACGACCCGCAGATTCGTCTTGCAGCGCTTGAAGGTCTCCGGGGAAGGGAACTGTCTCCTGAGGATCTGGTACAGGTTTCGGGATGCCTCTCTGATGCCGAGTTTCCGGAGATCCGTGCAGCGGCGGTTGCTGTACTCGGCCCTCTGGTCCCTGAGGAGTCTGCTGAGGATGCAAGTCCCCAGGTCCGCCGTGCAGTTGCATCCGTAACCGCGTCCCAGGCCCTTTTGGTACAACTGTGTACAGATACCGATGCATCAGTCCGGATGGCCGCCGCAGAAGCTGTCGGCAAACAGGGGTATATGATGGAGGATGTGCTTCTGCCGCTCTTATCCGATGCCGTTCCCGGCGTGCGGCGTGCAGCGGTGACCGCTCTTGCATCATCCCGGCGGCCCGATGTGGTTACGGCACTGATCGCCTGTCTGCATGATCCAAAACCAGGAATTCAGGCAGCTGCAGCAACCGCCCTTGGCGAGATCGGCGGCGATGACGTGATCGCCGCACTCACCGAGGCATCAAAGAGCGGGAACGCGATTCTCCGCGGAATTATGAAGAACGCGCTGAACGCAGCCCTGAAAAAAAATAAAAAATAGAGAATTTCTTTCAATCCCTTTTTTACTCTTCCTTGTAGGCGCCGTGACGGCGTGCAAGGTAGAGAATTCTCTGCAGAGCCGAAAGGTTGGTGCAGACAGCAATGAGAAGTACGGCGATCCAGATCTGGCTGACGAGGCCGAAGAGGATGAGACAGAGAATGGTCTCGGGTCTGCCGAAGAACCCGATTCCTTCCAGAGGATCACTGATCTTCCCGTCCTCTTTTTTGGTGTAACCGATTTCTGCGTAGGTTACCGGTTTGATGAAGGTGTTCATCAGCGAACCGATAATGGCAAGGCCGACGATTGCGGTATCAACCCAGGACGGAACGGTGAGGAACTGGGAGATGACGGCAGTTCCGGAAAGACCGATTCCCAGAAGGACCAGTCCGTCCACGTATTTGTCGATGATCCAGTCAAGTACCGCACCGAAATCACTCTTGCGGTTGGTTTTCCGGGCCACATTTCCATCGACGAGGTCCAGTACGGCGGAGACCGCAAGCAGGATACTGCCGAGGAGGAACAGATGCTGCATATAACATACAGCGCAGGCAATGCCGAAAACGAGGGAAAGTATTGTTATCTGGTTTGGTTTAAGTCCAATCCGGACGAAGGCATTGCCGATTGGATCAATGCAGCCAATCAGCCGGGGACGAAGAGCGGTAATATTCATGGTAACCTGACTGCATCAGATGCCGGGAAAGCATGGGATGATACATTTTTGGACGGGATTTCCATACCAAATATTCTTTAGCTTTTATTCCTATATGAATCAAGAGGAAATACTTCATGAATACGATACTGCATAAACCCCATGTGCTGATGATCTCGGAGATTACGGCGGATGGGAAACTTACCCTGAAACGCGGTGCTTCCAGCAAGATTCTGATGAAGCATATGTCGCATGAAGCAGAAATTCTGCTGCATGAGACGCGTGCGGCCTATGATGCGATTATGGTCGGATCATCCACGATTAAGATTGACAACTCGTTTCTGACCGTGCGCATGGTCCCGGGGAAAAGTCCTCTGCGGGTGATCCCCTCAGGTCTGGCGGATATTCCGCTGGATGCGAATGTGCTGGACACCTCAGCCGTGCCGACGGTTGTCGCCGTGTCTGCTGCGGCTCCGGCGGATCGGGTTGCGGCGCTTCGGGAGAAGGGCGTGTCCGTCGTTGTCGCAGGAGAGGAGAAGGTGGACCTTCCTGTCCTGATGGATATATTGTACCGGGAATTTTCGGTACGGAACCTGATTATTGAGGGCGGCCCTACCCTGAACTGGCACATGCTGCATCACCATCTGGTGGACGAGATACGATTAATTCATCTGCCGTTTATTGTGGGCGGGAATGACACGCCGTCACTGGTCGGCGGGATGCACATCGATTCAGAGGATCAGATGATCCGGCTTGAACTTTCCGGGACACGGATGGTTGGAACAAATCTGGTTACCGAGTACCGGGTACTCTAAACATACATCTCCGTTTTTTTCCTTCACGTACGGTTACTTATGATACGGCTCTCCGCGCAGAATCCGGAAACCCCGGTAAATCTGTTCAAATAAAATCAGCCGGATCATCGTATGTGTAAAGGTCAGCCGGGAAAACGATACCTTCCGATCCGCAGCCGCAAGAACCGCCGGCCCCAGGCCGAGCGGTCCTCCGATAATAAAACATATGTTCTTCCCTGAAAGTTCTGCCTCTCCCAGCTGTGCTGCTATCTCCTCGCTTGCGATCAGCGGCGCACGGGGGTCCAGCGCAATCGTCAGAAATCCGGGCTTCACTCCGGCAAGGATCTTTTCGCCTTCCCGTTCCTTCACCTGCATTTCTGCGGAAGGTGATGCACTTTCCGGCACCTTCACTTCTGCAAGTTCCGTCACAAAAACAGTGGTATAGGGTCTCAGCCGCTTTGCAAACTCGGCGATTCCCTCATTCAGATAGCTGTCCTTAATCCTGCCGACACACAGGACCTGAATCTGCATTCAGGCTTCCCCGTCCGTGTCCGTGCCCTTGTCCGCTTCGAACTCCATCACTTTGGTGAAGCATGCAACCGCCTCGCGGAGATGACCGGCCGCTTCAAGTGCGCGTCCCTTCAGATGCCAGGCCGGCGCGTGATCCGGATGATTTTCCAGAATCTTTTCTACAGCGGTAACCGCAAGATCGAACCTGCTCTGCTGCAGGCAGATCAGACCGCGGCAGTAGAACAGATCCGAATCAGCTGCACCCGCACGTTCCGCTTTTTCCAGCTGTGCAAGCGCTTCCGCAGGCCGGCCGCACAGCATCTGCATGAATGCAAGACCTGACAGCAGATACGGATTCTTCGGATCAACCAGAAGGGCCGATTCAAACGCCTCAGCCGAGGACGGAATGTTCCCGACCTTTACCAGCATCATTGCTTTTTGCAGGTGTGCAAGGCTGTTCTTCGGGTACAGTCCGATCAGTTTATCGTAGCACTTCGCAGACTCCAGATACTTCCCTGCGCGGCCGAACAGATCCGCAACCGCAAACAGTGCCGCCGTATTGTCCGCATTGTCTGCGACCAGCCGTGAAAACTCCTCAATCGCCTCATCGGTCCGGCCTGCATTTGCCAGAGCCGATGCATACGAGTAGCGTGCGGAATCATCGCCCGGTCGTTCATCCAGCAGATCCGAGTACGCCGCCGCTGCTTCGTCATACCGCC
The nucleotide sequence above comes from Methanocorpusculum vombati. Encoded proteins:
- a CDS encoding CDP-alcohol phosphatidyltransferase family protein, producing the protein MNITALRPRLIGCIDPIGNAFVRIGLKPNQITILSLVFGIACAVCYMQHLFLLGSILLAVSAVLDLVDGNVARKTNRKSDFGAVLDWIIDKYVDGLVLLGIGLSGTAVISQFLTVPSWVDTAIVGLAIIGSLMNTFIKPVTYAEIGYTKKEDGKISDPLEGIGFFGRPETILCLILFGLVSQIWIAVLLIAVCTNLSALQRILYLARRHGAYKEE
- the gatE gene encoding Glu-tRNA(Gln) amidotransferase subunit GatE; this translates as MTDFDYEALGLKAGIEIHQQLNTKEKLFSHTPTIIRDSAEHTGEVKRFLRVATSEMGDVDRAAKEEMLSARLFTYYTYDTTGLVEIDEQPPAPLNPDALDLVLTIAKMFDMTPLPQIHTMRKMIVDGSATSGFQRTALVALNGAIDQTCRIETVAVEEDACQRVTDQVFSVDRLGIPLIEITTAPCMRTPEQVHDVAQYIGMTLRSTGRVKRGLGTIRQDVNVSIRDGARVEIKGVQELDLIAEVVRREVQRQLSLLAIKDELAARNALVNGEVYDVTSVFAKTQSQVLKKAKVILGTVLHGFAGLVGMEIQPGRRLGSEMSDYAKKCGVGGLFHTDELPAYGVTAEEVAVLKESLGAGEQDAVIIVAATEQKSRCAMQMIIRRAKMAMEGVPEETRKMLEGGSTAYMRPLPGAARMYPETDILPVPVSRKYWESIATPELLTDKAERFISAYGLDAGMAHQMAFSEKLPLFERAVSEGIRPVFAARTILASLKELGRAGISPDAIPDDSVIAVMKAVEAGHAAKEAVSEILSACARGMTLDEAIATVAPAFSREELQELVRTIVSERVDFIKSRGKAALGPVMGVVMKEVRGRIDGKVVSEVLDEELGRII
- a CDS encoding 23S rRNA (pseudouridine(1915)-N(3))-methyltransferase RlmH, whose product is MQIQVLCVGRIKDSYLNEGIAEFAKRLRPYTTVFVTELAEVKVPESASPSAEMQVKEREGEKILAGVKPGFLTIALDPRAPLIASEEIAAQLGEAELSGKNICFIIGGPLGLGPAVLAAADRKVSFSRLTFTHTMIRLILFEQIYRGFRILRGEPYHK
- a CDS encoding RibD family protein encodes the protein MNTILHKPHVLMISEITADGKLTLKRGASSKILMKHMSHEAEILLHETRAAYDAIMVGSSTIKIDNSFLTVRMVPGKSPLRVIPSGLADIPLDANVLDTSAVPTVVAVSAAAPADRVAALREKGVSVVVAGEEKVDLPVLMDILYREFSVRNLIIEGGPTLNWHMLHHHLVDEIRLIHLPFIVGGNDTPSLVGGMHIDSEDQMIRLELSGTRMVGTNLVTEYRVL
- the mmp10 gene encoding methyl coenzyme M reductase-arginine methyltransferase Mmp10 (Mmp10 (methanogenesis marker protein 10) is a cobalamin-requiring radical SAM methyltransferase that creates the methylarginine modification to methyl coenzyme M reductase.), with the protein product MVHLTVDIGGRPGADCRGFCAYCYFKHAKDVPPFGCRYCLPFLKGCDYCSRGVKEEYSGFLPLQTVAESFLADLQMVTGDVTRITISGGGDPSCYPEFRDLVELLGTLDIPLHIGYTSGKGFDDPEIANFLIANHLTEVSFTVFAADAELRRKWMHDPTPEASLAIIRRLAQEIDVYAAIVVLPEVNDGAVLTETLSWLSDIGVKGVILMRFANRPEQGLILENAPILPGQRVHTIEEFSELVRKSAAAFPDLRISGTPLYDPLFDSPFAIRNMPELLDRLPMIHKRATIITGAVASPYIRTILSARGGDPSSVIAVNKEIACLITIDDLTSLHLPDLCDTVILPGRAFVHDAEAEKVLSRDGVYRTVVRGPEMLSADGETSMGMTEVDVLTMEMEGFSALIRLINQYGCPT
- the gatD gene encoding Glu-tRNA(Gln) amidotransferase subunit GatD; the protein is MTFSNSDPVHVAFAGLDLHGIYISGSDGNAVVKLSSGYNICVPEVLCTPAPECSAAQPHHAAAEPLKQDANLPLLSIISTGGTIASTVDYRTGAVSSKFTAEDIIRSIPELAGIARYHTAQPFNVLSENMNPAMWQELARAVRDEIAAGAAGVIVTHGTDTMLYSAAAVSFMLTTPVPVIFVGAQRSADRPSSDNAMNAICSAKAGVSDLGEVVVCMHATSDDVECALHRATRVRKNHTSRRDAFQSIGRAPVGMVSYPDGAVTLGKDAVLRGTHELRLLDRLESRCALLQYYPGMDPAVFDAFSGYAGLVIAGTGLGHVGTDCIAKIAALTAAGTLVVMTSQCQAGDVCDRVYETGRDLLDAGVVEGGSMLPEVALVKLMWVLGNTTRREDAVRMMQTNLKGELDYDLGREM
- a CDS encoding DUF5350 domain-containing protein, which produces MGKTGSINWHQVKGVNGQIRLVPQKEGEVKKPGPNQRFKRASIVTKIESRMANAPQQGRRGPKIADPRVRRRIRRSKKSMMGAKAKAKR
- a CDS encoding ribonuclease III domain-containing protein, translated to MKYAKLYEKIGYTFKNEAYLDHAMTRTAYAREHETPMNETMDSLAVLGDAVLDLVMICEIMAEGEYDKGEITRKKIDAVNMTVVRKIAERLELPSYMQWGKGELRMQIWTSGRVSAECFEALVGAAYMDGGVEAATTIIRTVRTPHGSAK
- a CDS encoding HEAT repeat domain-containing protein — translated: MDAKTFLCCIEAIKSSDIAVQEEAANAVAALMDSCWLPQILHHLNDPSPLVRRVMLWTLRNYAGQIAYPQFLAYLHDPDMAVREAALLLFMEGGSPACDALVAAAVSSEEEEIRFSAVQALGQFRTPEALVPLMHAAGAKNPDIREVAVLSLGVYADACVIPQLLAALADDPQIRLAALEGLRGRELSPEDLVQVSGCLSDAEFPEIRAAAVAVLGPLVPEESAEDASPQVRRAVASVTASQALLVQLCTDTDASVRMAAAEAVGKQGYMMEDVLLPLLSDAVPGVRRAAVTALASSRRPDVVTALIACLHDPKPGIQAAAATALGEIGGDDVIAALTEASKSGNAILRGIMKNALNAALKKNKK
- a CDS encoding peptidylprolyl isomerase, yielding MVRVKASHILVKTESEAKQLMKQLADGDDFAKLAKLHSQCPSGRSGGDLGYFGKGQMVKPFEDAAFKAKAGDVVGPVKTQFGWHVIKVTDVKN